The sequence TTGCCCGCCCCTACAGCGGGCCCTGGTTTGACTAATGGTGGGGACCTTGCGGTTCTCGGAggggaacaagttggaactccctgtcgTGAGGAGTTGAACGCCGAAAGAATTGAGAAGCAGTATCATGCTTCACGCGGATCGATTCACGAAAGCTAGCTAGAAGCTGGCGTTCTCGCGGAAGGATCCTGTTGAATTTGATCGATTTTTTCCGGTCGGTCGGGTCCTGGCACGTTGTCCTGTCGCGCGTTACTAGCCCATACGGTTCGCGGTCTAATTGTTGTCACACTGATCGATCACCGACATTCTGGTTCCCCACCAATCCTTGGAGCAGCGCAGCGACCCGCGGCTGATCCAAATTGCTCCTCGAAATGGTGAACTTGTTCAGCTTCGAGCAAGACTCTGCTCCTTGGCCGAGTAGCTGGCAATCCTCCACGGAGAACCTTTTTCATGGGAATCGTTACATCAGCGAATTGAGTTGAAACGATGGTTTCAACACAAAACCTTACCAAGTGTTCGAAATGAATGGTTTAACATTTTTTAGACGGTGCAAATTTCACAATTCAAATAAAGTCGTAAAACAAATAACAGATTAATGATTCAATAAAAGACATACATTCTGCAAGTATGGGATCTTTAAGTTGCCCGGAAAATCGCGAgagatcatagaacaaaatgtcataaaacgtATTCCGagtggtaaaaaattggctttgaTTTTCCctcgagaaaacgaaatgactatAATTcggaaataactgataaaataAGAATCCGGTCGTTCGACCGTGGCAGGTTTCGTGTTGAAGGTAATTGCGCGCATATTCGATAATGGTGGGCCGTCGCAGTCAAGTAGAAACGACCCTGCGATCGTGGCGCGAGGGCTAAAAAGCCAGGCCGGCGCGGCGGTTTTGCGTCGAAAATATCTGGCCGACCTTCCTCGCTAGTCAAGGATGGCGTAGGTTGTTGGAAACCGACCAGGAAAACGCTGCAATAATATTCAATAGCGCCGGGATCTTTGCTCGTCCCCGGAATGTATACGACGCTTGTCGAGCGTGCAACACGCGATTATTATTCCCGTTAATTCGTGCGCTAAGCTGAGGCGTCTCGGCGGCCGTGGAGAACAAGCGATCCACCTGCGCGCGCGGCTCTATTCAAATTTAAAGGACTTCCTCGAGAAACGACGGATTTATGCGGGGCCTGTATTGTTGTTTGTGCCGAatgcatattttacgtatcgTCGCGCCGTGGGAACCTACTTACTGGAAGTCGCGCCACTCGAACCCGTCGCTCATGTAAATTACGCCGAAGTTGATGCGAAGCTCGACGAGCTCGGGCAGCTGAGGCAAGATCACGGTCATCGGGACGTGGTGGACGATGTCTTCCTCCGCGTGACAGGGATCCCCGTCGTCCGTAGACTTTTCTTTCCTACGAAACATCGTAGATTTTTAGTTCTTCGGTAATAGTCGCGATCCAGCTCCCATCGCCTGTTTAGAGCAGGAACAGGGATCGTGTAGGGAAGCTATTTTTCATGACTGCGTCAACCGTGTCGAAAGTAGAAAAGGACAACCCCTAGTGGAAGGCGAAaagattaattttatagaataatttagactaattttatagaaaattaatattattgagaggagtaatattgaattattagaaaaaattaattttgtagacaatttaatattattgaggagtaacatttaattattatgaaaattaattttacagaaaactattatTGAAGAGTAATATTGAATtgttagaaaaaattatttttgtagacaatttaatattattgaggagtaacatttaattattatgaaaattaattttacagaaaactattatTGAGGAGTAATATTGAATTGttaggaaaaattaatttgatagaaaatttaatattattgtgGAGTGACATcgaattattatgaaaattaattttacagaaaacttaATGTTATTCAGGAGTAATATtgaattattagaaaaaattaattttatagaaaactgAATATTATTGAGTGATAGGCGAAaggacagtgatcgtggagatcctcagggagcaagatcgcgactttactgtaccacCTAGAAAAGGGTCCATCGGGAGTCGACCTCCCGCAGAAAAAGCGTTCTTGCAACAACGAGAGCCGCAAGAACGGGAATAATGTGATTCGCCTTCGGCCTCGTTAGAATGGATAAAACACGGAGATTGGACTGTTGGAAAGTTTTCTCGCAGATTGCTCGCCTGGTCGGTCGGAGGGAACGAATCCTTATCGCTCGCACGTAACTTCTTACGAGGCCGATCATTCTCTCGCACTCTTCCCTCTGCGTTTCGAAGAAACTTGGCTCGAGGCTCTCGAGATACTCGCTGAGCACACCCTCGCAGTACCGCTGTCGCCAAGAATTCCCGTGCAAGGCCAGCTCGTTGGTTTCCCACCTGCAATGAAAACCGCACCTGACGCCTCTTTAAAAATCTCCCCTGTAGCGGAGACATTCGATCCATCGAACCCGACGACTGGGACAACTTTATTCGGATAACTAAACGCCTCGAGAGTCTTGTTATTTTTTTCCCGCGGACTTCAACCCGAACCAGTTTCGAGAATCGTTCGATAAGTGTCTCTCTGTCGGCGGGTTTCGTTGGGCACTCTACAGTTACATGAAAAGTTAcacgaaaaaattgaaaataaataaattaataaaatgaaaaaaccaTTCATGTAAATATCTTCGGGttattccatgccgaatcgatcactttttgcaggcaccatcgccgattttgttctaaacgaaatatgttgtagtccatgtgaaattagggcgggtttaagtcatcattttgccggtttcgaattttgttagaAATGTCAGGCCTTcaaaggttttcaatttttgcccatttcggcgaaaacgggcctcaattacgaatttttatctcgagaactgtttgtccgattgagttaaattttttttcgttttattcggaaaggattgggctattacaaaataattttttcaacctcgaaaatcaactttataatgccgaaaaatttaaacaatttctcCTTTTGCCTGACTACACCCAATATTTGCTTAAACgtaaagaagaatttgtttaaatttttcgacgttataaagttgattttcaaggttgaaaaaattatttggtAATAGCCCAATCGTTTCcgaataaaacgaaaaaaaatttagctcaatcggacaaacagttcttgagataaaaattcgtaattgaggcccgttttcgccgaaatgggcaaaaattgaaaacctttgaaggcctgccatttctaaaaaaattcgaaaccggcaaaatgatgacttaaacctcccccaatttcacatggactacaacatatttcatttagaacaaaatcggcgatggtgcctgcaaaatgtgatcgattcggcatgaaATATGACCCCTTCGagtttgtttgaaattttacgaTCTGGCCCTGTCGAAGAAAGGTTTGCCGACCCGTGGTTTAGACAATCGATTACTTGTTCCTCGAGCATCGTTCCCAGTAGTGCTCGTCCCCGATCTTCGTAATAGTGAGTTCGAAAGGTAGGCCAACGGGCAGGAGCTCGATCAGCTCGTTCATGTCCTCACAAGTTGGTAGCTCGTCCAAGATCGGATTATACTCCCACGCGACAGCTATGGCGAGAAGAGCGAGCCTCCTCAGGCTTGGAATCCTGTTCTCGTCCCAGAGAGGATCCTCCGAGCAAAGTGTCCGTTCCACCTCGGTCGATAGTCGCGTCGTATCGTGGGAGCATCTCGAAACAGAAGAGAAACCCCGGTTTATTCGTTCGATCGACTGTCGCGGCAGCCTGTATCCAGACAAATTACTTCTCGAATTACTCGAGAACGTTTCTGTAACATACTTGTAAACCTCGAACGCGTTCTTCGGTACGGAGTGTGGGATCTTCATctttgaaaatatcaattttccatTCGCCAGTCGTCCATTCGTCGTCCCTCTGAATTACGCCAGCGACGACAACGGTTTCTACCTTCAGAGAGTCGATATCGATACCGATACGATATCGGTATCGATACGATCTTTCAATAGTTTCATTAGCTGCGACGGGATCGTCTATAGCCGCTCGATACACCGACCCTTGAGCAACAATTCGTTATTTACAGAATGATGACTGCTCGTTGATGTTCGTCGACTTGTCGGTTTCAGGAGTGTCCAGAGGGTGTCGTGCACGAAGACTCGTTCAAGGACATCTACGCGAAGTTCTTCCCTCATGGCAGTGAGTTCCAATTAAATAAAGACCAGCGTTTTTGCGTAATTAGTTAACGGCGACCCCGTACGAATTCCAGACTCCAGCCTCTACGCCCATTACGTGTTCAAGGCGTTCGATGTAAACTGCAACGGTGCCATCAGCTTCAGGGTAATTCACTCTAAACCGATCTATCACGGTTCGACGACGTGCTTGTAGCGAATCTATGTATAGTAGGGTGGTCCTTGTTTCTCGACTTTTCGATATTTTCCAGGATAAGTCCGTCAATATCCGGAAAAAGAATTGTTCACCCCTGTAGCTAAGGGCTGCCCTAATCCGCATGGGAGGGACACCCTAAAAGAAAGTTTCAAGAGAAACTCTCGTAAAGTTATACCCAAAAACGaaaaatgatcagaaattccaCAGGGTGCAACTTACAAGCGagggaccccaagtgtccgtcTTCGATTTTGgtcattttttgtgagacgatgttatatggatccctaatgatgtctgcgaaATATTGGGTGTAGTTacgcaatagttttaaagatatgaacaattaaactttcataccttgttgatacacCATGAtctgcagctcaagttttcgaaattcgattgtttatatctttagaaGTATTGAGttactacacctaatattttgcagacatcattagggatccatataccatatcGTCTCACGAAagatgatcaaaatcgaagtcgaacaCTTGGGTTCCTTCCCCTGTTAGAGGCCATACATTATTCATTCAACGATGAATGACCTTTCCTTTTCTTAGCAAAGATACCTGTTAACGGCAGCCAGGGCTGTTACACAATTTTCCaagctaaacattttctgctACAAGCACGGGGCCCCCAAATCCAAATTAGTTCGCTGACCGCTTAATCCGCCCCTGGAGGGACACGGGGAAATTCGGAAAATCCCTTTGCAGAGATTCAAAACGATCGAGACTGACTAGACTCTGCGCGAATCCTGTATTTAGTAGGGGTGGGCGAGTACCCGAAATTTAGTGACAatcgggtacccgaaatttATAGTGTTCGGAGCCCCGAATGTCacagatagactgcggatctttatgcaaaataaaaatgtttcgcattgattgtggcaagcaggaataacataaaaattcgtTTCATCCCTTagcgactttgttacgttaaaagcgacatcacaacattcttgaatttcgagaatcttttactgttttatatttcgttcaaccaatttcttcataaatgcataaagatccgcagtctagtcgtagATTTTCGGGTTTCCGACCCGACTTCGACTTTCGGGTCCCCGCCCACCCGTAGTATTTAAAAGAATGTAATTGGCGGAAACTCGCGAGGACTAAGAAACCCGGTTTCTCTCGTCGCTGCAGGATCTGCTCGTCACTCTGTCGACGTTGCTGCGAGGCAGCATCTACGAGAAGCTGCGATGGACGTTCAAGCTGTACGACATAAACGGGGACGGTTGCATCACAAGGGGCGAGCTAGGGGAAGTGGTGACGGCGGTGCACGAGCTGATGGGCAGGCGGCACCACGCCGAGGAGGAGAGGAAAGCTAGGGAACAGCTGGACAGGGTATTCAAGAAGCTAGACCTGAACCAGGACGGCGTAATAACGATCGAGGAATTTATCGAGAGCTGCTTGAAGGTACGACGCCCCGCGCACgatacgacgcgacgcgatgtcTTACTTCATGGCCCCCGAGATTCTGGCTCCTCCATTTAAAATGGAGGTCCCGATACGTGGCTCGCCCTCCCTTAGGATCTTGTAGAACCCATTCCGATCTGACCTTATTGCCGGTCGTTTGTCAAACGGAGCTTATAATACCCGGTGTTCCACCCCTGCGGAATACTGTTTTACGTACTGTCTTACAGTAGAACGGAGCAAACTTGAAATATCGTTTGTCTTACGGGCTCTCGTTTCTTTCCCAACGGTACCTGGCCGTTACGTTTATTTGATggtttaattatttatagttcGACTACAGCTGAGAGAAAATTTAAGAGGTGGTTCTCCGTGACAACATAAGACGGGAATGAAGAATGACAAAATTGCGATCGcggaaaatgtttgcattgattgcaagacacaggagccaaagaaAAATGTCTCTTCCTTATTTTAATTACCTTATTAAGATGAAACTGAtatactggtggccttaaatctttttaatacctccactgttctAAATTGTACGTATgcctttttctcataaatgcataaaatccgcagtctagtaattgtagtccacttttgcacatgtaattgaagatgtaattaaatactcatgtaattaattactgctcAACTCCGTCGGCCAGACATTCgggacatttatcgataaaatactgtactatGTAAGATTGAAACTGAGTAGtttcgaatcttggaaattccACAATGAATTAAAATAGCTGGGCAGCCTGAACGGTGGAAGCTTGGTGTCGGGCTGTTTGCAGGCTGCTTAAAGTAGGTCTACCGTCCGTTCCTCGCAAGCCCTGCTCAGCCCGAGCACAAGTACCCCGTGAGGATGCCTGTTCTAAGGTATACAGTATATAAGGGTAGCTAGTGTGTCGGGTCTAGGGCGTCTAGGGGCTGGCTCGCAAGTGTGTCGGGTCTAGGGCGTCTAGGGGCTAGCTAACAAGTGTGCGCCGGGTTCTAGATGCCAGGCTGTTGTGCGAGGGTTAAATAACAAAGGGTGCCGAATCTGAAAAGCTTTTAACGGAGTCTTTGCTCGCGCACGGAACGACCGCTTGATCCCCGAGGATACTTGTGTTTCAGGACGACGTGATCACTCGGTCACTGGCGATGTTCGATTGCGCGCTCTGATCTCCGGCGAAGGAAGAGCCTCCTCTGGCAGTAAGCACGACATCGCCGACCACGCCGGCAACGCCGCTCTCCACCACGACAACCTTCTCGCAGTCCCAATCGCCTTCGCCACCACCGCCGTCCTACTCTCTGCTGCCACCGATCCCACCGCCTTTGCCTTCGCAGCCGCCACCGGGGTACACCGTTCAGGATCAGGAACTATACATGCTTCTCGCGGCTCACTGGTGGAATCAGCCGGAGCCTCCGCTCTTTTGTTGAGGGTACTTTCTCAAAATATTagacattccattaaaaaaacaaCTGGAGGTAACCCTGATATCTCCATAAAAAAGTAAAGTAATAAAAAACGGATTAGAGCACTGTACATTCCTCAGGAAACCGTGCAACATTTGTTCGGAACATTTTTTCGTGTAACAAATAATTTACGAGTTATTCGAGATCGTCACGTTGCGAGACTCACCCAGTAACAAAAGATATATCTATTTCCGAAGATGACTTTCTTCCAGCTAGATCGGTCATTTGTCCCAATGTTTTCGTGTCGATCAACAACTGTACTCGTTTTTACAGGGTCGCGACTCGAACGAGATCTCATCCACGACGGAGCTTCCACAGTTTCCATGGACGAGGAGGGGATTGTTGCGCGCGAGCTCGTCGAGCGGGTGAACAAATGTCACGGGTTCGAGGCAAGAACCAACGGAAGAAGGAGCCGCTTCGTTGCGTGGCGTGAGCCAAACGATCCGGAACCACTCCGGAGCCAAAGTATACTCTGCGATAACGAACCGTCGATTGCCGAAGAACGCGATCCACCGCCGAGGCGAAACTGCGGAAGCAACGGTAACGATCGACACCGGGTGGATCGAGAAACAAGCAGATCGATTCTCCTAGAACGAGGGACGGTGTCCGACGTTCCGCAAAGTCGCCGAAATAAAATCGACCGTGTGCTCGAGGACTCGACAGGGGAGAAACGTCCGTCTGAACGCGCGAATTGCGCGTGAAATCGCTGTGGACAGAATATTTCATTTCGTCGAGCcgcgaaaaaaaagtaatccaCGGAAAACTGTAATCGATCGAGTGCGTCCGAAGGTAGCGGGTCTATTCTCTATGTAACGATAACTCATTCACCCTCGGATCCAACGTGTTCAATCTGGCACGGTGGATCCCGATCGGCGGAACCGAGTCGATTACACGCCCCGCCTGCTGATGGCATCCCGGCATACCGGGGCGCGTGCTTACtggcgtcgtcgcgtcgcgtcggtaagTTAGAATCGTTCGGGGATTTTACAAAGTTACAGTCGTTTGctattttcattttctccaGTGGAGGGATTGCCGTGGCTACGTAAGAACCCGAAACCGGTGTGTACGATATACGGGGCAATCGACCAACACCAACAGGCAGCGCAATAGAACCGACCCGGCGCCGCTGGATACGGGATAATCAACCTCCAGGGGCGCAGAATCGCACTGACACCGTTGTATACGGGGTAATCGACTCACAGGGGCGCAGAAGCTCTCCCCCAACAccgttgtatacagggtgatcgaGTTACAGGGGCGTAGAACCGTTTCTCGTCGCCGCGCTGCACGAGGCACAGTAGACACTCGCTCGTTGCACAAGAACTCACTCCATTATTGAATCGAAGCCGTGATTAATGTGTACATATAAGAACATAAAGAAACAATCGAGTCCGATTGGTCATTCAACACGGACTTCCGGTTCTAGTATTGCGAGGCACGCGCGGTACACGAAATTAGCACTACTATTGctttggcaaataagttcgttcggtttttgtgatttattccaatgtaaaaaaccgaacgaacttatttgccaacccaatacattccCCGGCTTGTACGAAGAAAGTGCAAAGACCGGAAGCGCGACGAGCGAGAACCTACCGTAGCCGAAACGATTCGCTTTCCTCCCAACGACAATCGTACCGCGTGTTAATCACGGGAAGTCGTCGTCGGTCGTCGATCGACGATTCGAGCGGTGGTATATGAGAACAGTGTGTTCCGTTATCGACGAAAGGCCTTGCACCAGGGGCCCCCGACTTTCTAGGGAATATCCGTAGGCGTAAGCGTACCGAGAATCAACTTTTCTAAACGTCGATCGTTAAACGAAACTCCTGGACGTCGACGCTTCGACGGCCACGAGACGAGACCGAGACAGACACACAGAGAGACCCGGCCGTCGATGCGTTGACGGTGTGCCGTCGATGTACACCTAGAACTACAAGTTAAGAGACTAGTCCTGTCGAATAGGAGATCCCGTTATCGCTCACCCGGCAATCAGAACACCAAAtcgcaataattaaataacgtAAAACACGAGCGCGCTCGACGCGTCACCGCGCCGGGATATAGTTTCCGTTCTCGACTTTGTTATAGTTTCCTTAGAGATTAATCGGGTGTTATCGAATCCCTAGCGTTGATAGGTAGACTTTAGAATGACCGGATGATTTTCGCTGACCCACCTGTCACTCGAGTAGACAACCGTCGTGCGACCGACGCGTAGGTCGTTTCGAAACGCGCGATTACGAGCAGAGAGGTCGATGTCTTCTCTCGAGGCAAGCGAATCCGAATCAGGGCGGTCGTGTTTTTCTTTTCTAGGGTAGCGTGGTATCGTCGACTGTTAACGTAGCACTGTCGTTTGTTAACCGGCGGTGTCGTTCGGTAGCCGGTTGCCAGGCACGTGTCCCTATGGCAACCCGTAGCCATAGCAAGTATGTTTCGGATCTCACTTTAGCGCGCGATCTAGCCGAATCATTAGGGAAAATCGTACAAAAACGTGATCGCGAAAACGACGAATCTCCGCGCGTGTAACACGGTCATGGTTACGCATACCGGAAACACATTGGGTATTTTTTGACCAGCTTCTATTTCGTATTTTCAATGGCACAGGGGAGGGGGCGACACAACACAAACTGTAATAGTTGTTCGGAACGATTCCTACCGGTTTTTCTCTGTCTGCTCGATTTCTCGACACGCGTCTCTAGCCGACGATGGGACAGATAATCGGACAGATCTCTGTcaattatatttactatataaTTACGATAATAACGCACGACGCAACGCGATTACCCGAACGATCGAGTTTAGGCGGGCGATTCACTTctctctaattgtaagtaatccTAAGCAATACGGCGAAGTCTATTTCCCGAACGAAGTGCTTTAATTATTCTAATGACGATTCTACCGGAAAAAAAGTCTATCGTTAAACGACAAgcgtattatacagggtgtccgcaATAACGAGAACGAAATTTCGAGATTCAACTGATTGGACAACTTCCTCACTCGACATTCCAAGATGTCACGTCGGTCGGACGAGTATCGTTCCCATCGCTGGCCGCGAATCGCGATACGATCGAATCCGTCAACCGGAAAACGTAGCGAGCAGAGATCCCCATTTCACGTGTATCTAAAtataatacacgtgtacacacgTGTGTTTTAGTACACGTTCGAAATCGCGATCTCTGGTAGCGAGCAACGACCAGGCTGCGGGATAAACTCAAAGAATTTCCAATTTACTTTATCGTCTTACTTGTCCGGCAGCCTCGAGTCGTACCAGGAGCCGAGAGATGGCCGAGATCGGTCGCCGTTAGTCAATTCAAATCGAGAACAAACCGGGGGAGGGAACAGTTTCAGTTTTCGGGATTGTATATTTCCTGGCGAACCGGATTGTAACTCGCGACGAAACCGGGAAACCGTCCTCCGAAGGGGTCGACCTTCCGGAGAGCTCTCGTGTTCCGCGTTGCGTGTTCGATCGAGCGTTACGCAATTTTTATATGTTTTCtatggaaaaaaaagaaacaagaggACCCTACAAGGCGAAACAACGAATGTTATATTACAAACTTTTTCTACCCGGGCGACACAGCGAAAGAAACATGGAGAAGCGTTCGGTAGACTCGACTCTGTCAGGATCGGGATCACGATtccataaaatagaaattacatAGTTTTAAACGAGCGTGTTCGCACTATGGCTACTGGTCTGTTTCACGTGTATTTCGGTACGTGTCATTTTAAGTACACGAGTACACGTGTAAATTGTACACGTGTAATTCACGTATGTTTAAATGCACGTGTACTAACGTATCCGCATTTGAATTCGTGTTCATTTTTAAGATGCAGTTACTAGTTTTCGAAAGCAAAATATGGGTGTACAATTTGTGAAACCATAGTCTCGATACATAAATCAA is a genomic window of Lasioglossum baleicum chromosome 14, iyLasBale1, whole genome shotgun sequence containing:
- the LOC143215890 gene encoding dynein regulatory complex subunit 5, whose protein sequence is MKIPHSVPKNAFEVYKCSHDTTRLSTEVERTLCSEDPLWDENRIPSLRRLALLAIAVAWEYNPILDELPTCEDMNELIELLPVGLPFELTITKIGDEHYWERCSRNKWETNELALHGNSWRQRYCEGVLSEYLESLEPSFFETQREECERMIGLVRSYVRAIRIRSLRPTRKEKSTDDGDPCHAEEDIVHHVPMTVILPQLPELVELRINFGVIYMSDGFEWRDFQFSVEDCQLLGQGAESCSKLNKFTISRSNLDQPRVAALLQGLVGNQNITEIDFSHCKLGDKGSFAVGEFLATHNAKVMRLVNNEIGPKGVSGLVHGILKKRLPPVLEHLDMRLNPLRDEGAMHLCAYLLRTDSLEILNVSGCGIEAAGAAAFVEVLTSECNLKTLSLNLSNNDFGQSVGEMFEDALKKIPFLVQFDARMCNFSAESEYSLHESVRRNREAMKAKARRV
- the LOC143215886 gene encoding A-type potassium channel modulatory protein KCNIP1 → MATPPDSPGPEEALFDFESSRTRQQATRPVALEELLRQTKFSRQEIRVMYRGFKQECPEGVVHEDSFKDIYAKFFPHGNSSLYAHYVFKAFDVNCNGAISFRDLLVTLSTLLRGSIYEKLRWTFKLYDINGDGCITRGELGEVVTAVHELMGRRHHAEEERKAREQLDRVFKKLDLNQDGVITIEEFIESCLKDDVITRSLAMFDCAL